The following coding sequences lie in one Oncorhynchus kisutch isolate 150728-3 linkage group LG3, Okis_V2, whole genome shotgun sequence genomic window:
- the LOC109880930 gene encoding ER membrane protein complex subunit 8, translated as MRMSIKLTTQAYCKMLLHAAKYPHCAVNGLLVAEKQKEKKKDSHSTPILCVDCIPLFHGTLALAPMLEVALTLIDTWCKENKYVIAGYYQANERTKDFRPNQVAEKVGARIAENFSEAAMIMVDSTRFTMGCYEPILAIYDHHENKWKCRDCNVDSFEDWCEAQKITSALLEGRSYESLIDFDNHLDDLRNDWTNPEINKSVLHLC; from the exons ATGAGAATGAGTATTAAATTGACAACTCAGGCTTATTGCAAGATGCTTTTGCATGCTGCTAAATATCCCCATTGCGCCGTGAACGGATTACTGGTTGctgagaaacagaaggagaagaAAAAAGACAGTCACTCCACTCCAATCCTCTGTGTGGATTGTATACCACTATTCCACGGCACACTTGCATTGGCACCTATGCTGGAAGTGGCACTTACATTG ATTGACACGTGGTGTAAAGAGAACAAATATGTCATAGCTGGGTATTACCAAGCCAACGAGCGCACAAAGGACTTCAG ACCTAACCAGGTTGCTGAAAAAGTTGGGGCCAGGATTGCAGAGAACTTCAGCGAAGCAGCAATGATTATG GTGGACAGCACCAGATTCACCATGGGCTGCTATGAGCCCATATTAGCCATCTATGACCACCATGAAAACAAGTGGAAATGCAGGGACTGTAATGT ggaCAGCTTTGAGGACTGGTGTGAGGCTCAGAAGATCACGTCGGCTCTGCTGGAGGGCAGGTCCTACGAGAGCCTGATCGACTTCGACAATCACCTAGACGACCTCAGGAATGACTGGACCAACCCTGAGATCAACAAGTCTGTCCTGCACCTGTGCTAA